One Thalassophryne amazonica chromosome 10, fThaAma1.1, whole genome shotgun sequence genomic region harbors:
- the LOC117518310 gene encoding phospholipase A2 inhibitor and Ly6/PLAUR domain-containing protein-like, which produces MKLLLTLSLLWTIYSSAGALQCSTCSGSCTNPVLLNCANGEQMCGTASVSANLTSPAVGTQQFFRGCAGSNLCTSAGPLTASLHVGVASVRISAECCNTDNCNNKTLPVPIAPANVANSLKCFTCDPITSQCNITIQCEGVEDRCFNTKVSLPSFGVNGTISGCASSNLCSNFASAVMQFVPNIGNITSGPTCCTGNLCNSATTTSGHSCFTLSLMHLLLGFLIFSFF; this is translated from the exons ATGAAGCTGCTTCTGACTCTGTCACTCCTCTGGACCATCTACAGCAGCG CTGGAGCACTTCAGTGTTCCACGTGCTCTGGTTCATGTACTAACCCAGTCCTTCTCAACTGTGCTAATGGAGAGCAGATGTGTGGAACGGCGTCTGTATCAG CAAATTTAACGTCACCAGCTGTTGGCACCCAACAGTTCTTCAGGGGATGTGCTGGTTCCAACCTGTGTACGTCAGCAGGACCTCTAACAGCTTCACTTCATGTTGGTGTTGCATCTGTGCGCATATCAGCTGAGTGCTGCAACACAGATAACTGCAACAACAAGACTCTGCCTG TCCCCATCGCTCCTGCAAATGTCGCAAACAGTCTGAAGTGTTTCACTTGTGATCCAATAACATCTCAGTGCAACATTACAATACAGTGTGAAGGAGTGGAGGACCGCTGTTTCAATACCAAAG TGTCGCTTCCAAGTTTTGGAGTCAACGGGACCATCTCTGGCTGTGCCTCTTCAAACTTGTGCTcaaactttgccagtgctgtgatGCAATTTGTGCCAAACATTGGGAACATCACCAGTGGACCCACCTGCTGCACGGGCAATTTGTGTAATTCTGCAACAACAACTTCCGGTCACTCCTGTTTCACACTGAGCCTGATGCATCTCCTGCTTGGATTCttaattttttcctttttctaG